In one window of Bemisia tabaci chromosome 6, PGI_BMITA_v3 DNA:
- the LOC109043817 gene encoding LOW QUALITY PROTEIN: diaminopimelate epimerase (The sequence of the model RefSeq protein was modified relative to this genomic sequence to represent the inferred CDS: deleted 2 bases in 1 codon): MIGISIGSLTTYIGMAIGVVKSLAVDENHRPKSHSKVWFAKMHGLGNDFMVVDTVTQNVSFTADQIRRLADRHLGVGFDQLLVVEPSPEPDVDFHYRIFNVDGSEVAQCGNGARCFARFVQLQHLSRKRDLHVSTASGRRMVLSITPDDQVHVNMGEPVFEPRLIPFRTPTNKTETLYHMDNVPFGCVSLGNPHCVVQVQSVETDIRLRVFERGVGETRACGSNACAAVVCGVRQGALTSPVRVDLPGGTLRVAWAGLGQPVYLTGPAVHVYDGFIDLGNKLFSNMFQRFFLIFMYCVIVVGDLR, encoded by the exons ATGATCGGAATCTCCATAGGTAGCCTCACCACCTACATCGGCATGGCCATCGGCGTCGTCAAAAGCTTAGCCGTCGACGAAAATCACCGCCCCAAATCGCATTCCAAAGTGTGGTTCGCCAAGATGCACGGCCTGGGCAACGACTTCATGGTCGTGGACACCGTCACCCAGAACGTCTCCTTCACGGCGGACCAGATCCGTCGGCTGGCCGACCGACACCTGGGCGTCGGGTTCGATCAGCTCCTGGTCGTCGAGCCGTCGCCCGAGCCTGACGTGGACTTCCACTACCGGATCTTCAACGTGGACGGGAGCGAGGTGGCCCAATGCGGGAACGGCGCCCGGTGTTTCGCCCGCTTCGTCCAGCTCCAGCACTTGAGCCGGAAACGCGACCTCCACGTCAGCACCGCCTCCGGCCGCCGCATGGTCCTCTCCATCACGCCGGACGACCAGGTCCACGTCAACATGGGCGAGCCCGTCTTCGAACCGCGACTCATACCCTTCCGCACACCGACGAACAAAACCGAGACTCTTTACCACATGGATAACGTGCCATTCGGTTGCGTGTCGCTAGGCAACCCGCACTGCGTGGTCCAGGTCCAGAGCGTCGAGACC GATATCCGGCTCCGCGTGTTCGAGCGTGGTGTGGGCGAGACGAGGGCCTGTGGCAGCAACGCCTGTGCTGCTGTTGTCTGCGGCGTCCGCCAGGGTGCGCTGACGTCGCCGGTGCGCGTGGATCTCCCTGGCGGCACGCTCCGTGTCGCCTGGGCGGGGCTCGGACAGCCGGTCTACCTGACCGGCCCGGCGGTCCATGTTTATGATGGCTTCATTGATTtaggaaataaattattttcaaacatgtttcagcgtttctttttaatttttatgtatTGCGTTATTGTGGTTGGGGACCTGAGGTAA